The following are from one region of the Rissa tridactyla isolate bRisTri1 chromosome 10, bRisTri1.patW.cur.20221130, whole genome shotgun sequence genome:
- the TNNC1 gene encoding troponin C, slow skeletal and cardiac muscles has product MDDIYKAAVEQLTEEQKNEFKAAFDIFVLGAEDGCISTKELGKVMRMLGQNPTPEELQEMIDEVDEDGSGTVDFDEFLVMMVRCMKDDSKGKTEEELSDLFRMFDKNADGYIDLEELKIMLQATGETITEDDIEELMKDGDKNNDGRIDYDEFLEFMKGVE; this is encoded by the exons ATGGATGACATTTATAAGGCAGCG GTTGAGCAGctgacagaagaacaaaaaaatg agTTCAAGGCTGCCTTCGACATCTTTGTGCTGGGGGCGGAGGATGGCTGCATCAGCACCAAggagctggggaaggtgatgCGGATGCTGGGGCAGAACCCCACccctgaggagctgcaggagatgaTAGACGAGGTGGATGAGGATG gcagcggcaCTGTAGACTTTGATGAGTTCCTTGTTATGATGGTCCGGTGTATGAAAGAcgacagcaaaggaaaaactgaagaggAACTCTCAGATCTTTTCAGGATGTTTGATAA AAATGCCGATGGCTACATCGACCTCGAGGAGCTGAAGATCATGCTGCAGGCAACGGGAGAGACCATCACCGAGGATGACATAGAAGAACTGATGAAAGATGGAGATAAAAACAATGATGGCAGGATTGACTATGACG AGTTCCTGGAGTTTATGAAGGGAGTTGAATAA